Below is a genomic region from Virgibacillus dokdonensis.
AAAATAATTGATAACCGTTATTTGTTTAAGCTTGGTGGGCTCCGTCTATTGGTAAAAAAAAGGAAAATTCGCTATATTTCCGCGTGTTAAATAGTAATTATTTCCATTATATATATTTCATCACTAGCATTGCATTAATTAAACCTGATGATTCAAAATACTGAAAATGTTCAATAATTACGTTTTCATGATACAAAAAAATCCTTTACAATGGAAGTACAGGTGGTTCCTGTCCAAATCCAAAAGTAAAGGATAATCCGTATGGACAAGAATACACTAAAATCATCATTTGGTAAATGGGTTTCACCTATAAATACGAAAAAACTATTTGAACAAGTAGAAGAAAATAAACAAGATTACTACACAAAAAAGCTAACAACTGCAGGGTATATAAAGCTCATGTTACTTGCCCAACTGCAAGGATTCGAGAGCTTGGAAGAAATGAGCGATGCCCTAATAGATGATGGACTTCAGAAAGCACTGGGGTTTGAATCGATTAGTACATCTCAGCTATCAAGGAAGAATAATGAAATGAATCCAATGATCCTTTCCCATTTATTCTTGGACCTTGTTTACAAAATAAAAGGTATCCAATTTAAAAACGGGAAATACATGCCATTGAAAATCATTGATTCTAGCACGCTTCCATTAAACTTAACGAATCATAAGTGGGCAAAGTTCCGTAAAACAAAAGCAGGAGTTAAGCTACATTTACGACTTATATTTATGAATAAAGATACCGTCTATCCTGAAAAAGCAGTGATTACAACAGCCAAAGAACATGACAGAAATCAACTGGAAGTTCTCGTAGACGACAAAGAAGCCATGTATGTGTTTGACCGTGGATACGTTGATTATGAACGATTTGATCGAATGACAGATGAAGGCTATTTTTTCGTATCAAGACTGAAGAAAAACGCCATCACTCGTGAAGTAGAATCATTTTCTATACCTAAAGATTCTACGGTTTTATCCGACAAGATGGTTTACATCGGTTCGACGCAAAATCGTACAGAGAATGTATTCCGCCTACTTGAAGTAGTGGATACAAAGGGAAACATTCTACGATTAATTACTAACCGTTTCGATCTAAATTCCGAAGAGATTAGTGAAATTTACCGTCAACGGTGGGCCATAGAGCTAT
It encodes:
- a CDS encoding IS4 family transposase, translating into MDKNTLKSSFGKWVSPINTKKLFEQVEENKQDYYTKKLTTAGYIKLMLLAQLQGFESLEEMSDALIDDGLQKALGFESISTSQLSRKNNEMNPMILSHLFLDLVYKIKGIQFKNGKYMPLKIIDSSTLPLNLTNHKWAKFRKTKAGVKLHLRLIFMNKDTVYPEKAVITTAKEHDRNQLEVLVDDKEAMYVFDRGYVDYERFDRMTDEGYFFVSRLKKNAITREVESFSIPKDSTVLSDKMVYIGSTQNRTENVFRLLEVVDTKGNILRLITNRFDLNSEEISEIYRQRWAIELFFKWLKQHVEIKHFYGMSETAIQNQIFLALIAYCLHVLIQLEMRSKKSLLRISRWLNKALWKPAYIWIRRFDDRSIP